ATGGAGTATGGTATTGCAACCTTAATAGCTATAGCAAAAAAAGAGTTGGCTAGTACAAACCAAAACCCAAGAATCGAGTGGCGGCGCGAAGCGCCGCCACTCGATTCTTGGGTTTTATGTCCTAAACAAAACTTGCTTTGCTATATCAGTAGGGGCAATTCATGAATTGCCCCTACTGATAGCTAAAAAAGAACCTCTCGCATTGCGAGAGGTTCTTTTTTTAGCTATCAGTAGGCTCTTTGCGCTTAATTAATGGTTTCGGCACGGGTGGACGCTCTTCCGAAGAAAATCTGGGACGTGGTGGATAAAAAGAACCATCACCACCATCACCCGTATAGGACGGCTTAAATGGGCGATCGCTATAGGGGCGATCGTTGTACCTTCTTGGCGCAAACTTACCACCATTGCTAGGACGACCCTTAAATTGTGAGCCACGCTTACCCTTAGAAGGAATAATCCCAATAAACTCACCATCAATAATCGTCAAAACATCCCCTTGACGTTGCACATTCACGCTCCAGAATTGTCCAACTGCATCAGTTGGCAACAATCCTGTAAGACGAACCTTGAACTTGCTATATTCCTTGGTGACTTTATCCTTTTGTTTATCAAACTTTTGTTCAGTACGGCGCACCTTAACAATTACTGAATTATCTTCAGTAGACTGACTAGAGATCTCGCCGCGTACAGAAAAATAACCATCCTCAACGTTAGGATCAATGGGGATATCAGTTTTGCCAAGCTCAACAGGAGCCCACACGCCAGATATCTGTACATGTAATTTACCTGCCTTATCATTGGTGCGCGGATACACCACCCACAAATATTCGCGATCGCTTTCTAGACGCTTTTTAACAATCGAAATAATCTTACCAAGTAGCACTGCATCAACTTGAGAACCATCGGTCGTTAAGATATACCCCTTAGCAAAGTTATCTTCATTAGCAATGTATTTCCCACAGATTACACCGATCGCTCGGTACTGAAATGGTTCTGTTGCGGCTGGAATTGGCTGTAAACAGACTTTATTTTCCTTGGATTCTTCAGGTTTATCTACAGATGTTTGACTGTCACCATTACGGATTAAGTTAGGGTTTTTAACCTTTAAAGCAGCAGGAATAATCTTGGGAACAGGTTTAACCGCATCCTCATTCTGTTGTGGTAACTTTTGCTCTTCAGCCTGATTAGCCTCCAGAGACTTGGGGGCGATAACTTTGAGAACTTCTAATTTAGGCAAGTCTTTAATCGGAGGTTTAGGTGTAACAGATTTTGGTAGTTTACTATTTGAGTCATCGGATTGGCTGGACTTATTGATTTTACTCATCTGAACCTCCAGAAAAATAAGTTGTCTAATGCGGACTAGACCTTACTAAGCAATTGCTAGAAAAACATGTTAATCAACATCGAAATACTCTCAAATACAGTCTGTATAAAAACAATCTATACAAAAGAGAATTTTAGTTGAAATATATCTTGGTTTTGACCAAGGTATACCCACGTTTAAAACCTACCTCAACTAAATTCCGCAAAAAAATGAAATGTTTAGGTAGTCTAACTTATCCCCTTGCTAATTGGCCTTGTGGCTTTAGTTTGGTTAGGGATACTATCTAATTTAGATTTAGTTCAAGATGTAGATACTACACATCTTAACTAAACTAAGCATACACCGTTATCAGTCAGACCTGTGAATAGTTCCCTGAATGATTCACAGAATTTCATGGTCATCATACTTGAAATCGGACTGTAACAATCGTCAAAGAAAAAATTTATATCTAGTTAAAATTTGTGATAGCGCGACTTCGCCTCACCGCCATAAATTAACGTGAGTTCGATATAGCCATTTGCGGCGTGCTTCGCACAACGCAAATGGCGAAAAATGGGAAAAATCGCTTAGCGATTTTTCCCATTTTTCGCTTTCGTCGAACTGGCGTTAAATTACAGCGAAGCCCCTAGATACTTACCACTTTTGTTCCTGATGGTATTAAGGATTTACAAAGGATTTGCGATCCCCGCTAAATCAGCGCTTACGATACCTTTGTCCTTAAGTTCAGTAAAAACTGACTTTACTTTGGGAATGCATCATATTGTTCATGGACGTTCATGAATAGAGAGGATTTTATGGCATCTGACAAGCAAAATTTTGGATTGATTGGTTTGGCTGTGATGGGTGAAAACCTTGCTCTAAACATTGAGCGCAATGGGTTTTCGATGAGTGTTTATAACCGTAGCCGTGACAAAACTGATAAGTTTTTAGCAACCCGTGCTGCTGGTAAAAATTTCAAAGGCACATTTACGATCGCTGAATTTGTTGCATCCCTAGAGCGTCCCCGCAAAATGTTGATCATGGTTAAGGCGGGAGCGCCCGTTGATGCAGTTATCAAAGAGCTAATTCCCTTTTTGGATGAAGGTGACATTATCATTGATGGCGGTAACTCTCTCTATGACGACACCGATCGCCGCACTGTGGAGCTAGAGGCCATTAATCTCAAATTCATTGGTATGGGCGTGAGTGGCGGTGAGGAAGGCGCTCTTAATGGTCCCAGCATGATGCCTGGTGGTCAAAAGTCAGCCTATGCTGAGATTGAGCCAATCGTGACCAAGATTGCGGCTCAAGTCGATGATGGCGCTTGTGTGACTTACATCGGTAAGGGTAGTGCGGGGCATTACGTGAAAATGGTGCATAACGGCATTGAGTATGGCGATATGCAGTTGATCGCAGAAGCCTATGATTTGCTTAGCACTGGATTAGGCTTGACGGCAAGTGAATTGCATGAAACCTTTACCGCTTGGAAAAGCTCAGAGCTTGATTCTTATCTAATCGATATCACGACGGATATTTTTACGAAGATTGACGATCTCACAGGAGATGCGTTGGTCAATAAAATTCTTGATGCGGCTGGGCAGAAGGGGACAGGTAAATGGACGGTACAGAGTGCCTTTGATCTGGGTGTACCGATCCCCACGATGATCGCGGCGGTGACTGCAAGGGTGATGTCTTCCTACAAAGAAGAGCGGGTTGCTGCCTCGAAGGTGCTAATCAGTTCGACTTCTGGTAAGTATGAAGGCGATCGCCAAGAATTTATTGATGCGGTACGTGACGCTCTTTACTGCTCCAAGATTTGTTCCTATGCTCAGGGCATGGCACTACTTGGTGCGGCTTCCCGTGACTTTGGCTATGACTTGAATCTGGGTGAAATTGCCCGTATTTGGAAAGGTGGTTGCATTATCCGTGCGGCTTTCCTTGACAAGATCAAACTTGCATTTCAGCGCAATGCTCAACTACCTAACCTGCTAGTTGATCCCGATTTCAAGCAAACGATTTTGACTAAAGAAGCGGCATGGCGCAAGGTGGTTATGGCGGCGGCGCAGTTGGGTATTCCGATCCCTGCGTTTAGTGCATCTCTTGATTATTTCGATAGTTATAGACGCGATCGCCTACCTCAAAACTTGACACAGGCTCAGCGCGATTACTTCGGCGCTCACACCTATGAGCGCACCGACAAGCCCAGAGGCGAATTTTTCCACACCGAGTGGATGAAGTAATATCAAAAAATTAAGAGATGCAACATAAAACACTGCATCTCTTAATTTTTTGATAATAATAGAATTTGGAATAATTTGTGTCGAATGAATGTACTGACTAAAGAAAAGTGAATTGATCCCAAAATAATCACTCCATCTATCTATGATTGATATAGTCTTATTCAAGAACCAGTACAAAAGATTTAAAGAAAATGTTTTTAAAAATAGTGGCGTAGAATTCAAGTCATTTAGTTCCAACCCTTATACCGAATTAGAGGAAGGGTATAAATATGATATTTACCGCGATGCTAGGAAATTATTAAGATTTGAGACTTGGAAAGAGTCAGATATTGGAAATGGAGATATCGCTCGCTCTGTAATTAACGCAATTGAATTGCCCAGTAATAATTTGGTGCAATGGCAGTCTAAATATGGCGATGAAAAAAGACCTCACCATATTTTACATTATGCTATTTCAAATGCATTGAAAATTAAAGACTATGATTCAGTATTTTATTCTTTGTACCGTGAATCTGATGATGCAAAATCGTTTAGCAGTCTAATCAAATTATTTGGTCGAAAGTATTCGTTAATAGCTTACCTTTTATTTATCAAAGATCGATCTCGTTATACGCCAATAGCTCCCCAATATTTCGATCAAGCATTTTTACTGTTAGGGGTAGAATTCTCAACCAACAAAAAATGTTCTTGGGATAATTACTCAACATTCAACAATATTTTATTGGATTTAAAAGGATTGCTTACAAATGAGTTACAAGGAGAAGTGTCGTTACTTGATGCTCATTCTTTTGCTTGGATAATAGCTCGAAAAATAGAAGAATATACACCATCAAAAGATGAATTGAAATATTTAAAATTGTCTGAAAAAGAAAGACAGGTAATTGTTAAAGCAAGAAATGGTCAAGGATTTTTCAGGGATGTTCTACTTAAGTATTGGCAAAATGCTTGCGCAGTAACTGGATGTAAAGAAAAGAATTTACTTAGAGCCTCTCATATAAAGCCTTGGTCAGAATGCGATTTAGAAGAAGCTATTGATTCTTTTAATGGATTACTACTTTCTCCTACTCTTGATGCTGCTTTTGACAAAGGATTTATAACTTTTGATACAGTAGGAAATATATTGATTTCACCATCATTAAGTAATTCAGATGCCAAAATACTAGGTCTTTCCTCCTCATTACGTTTAAAGCATATAGATTTTAGACATAAACCTTATCTTGTTTATCATAATGAGTTTATCTTTAGGGAGAATTAACTCATTTAAAATAATGTTTGTTGCAATCTGACTAGTAAATCTCTATATATTGCAATTTACTAAGGCGGATTGAAATATGATCGCCTTGCAGACAAGTAAAATAGTTAACACTCTTAAAATCTAAAGTTGTAAATTATGACCCAAGCATTACACTCAGCCATTGAGTCGATCAATGCTCTGAGCTTAGAAGAAAAACATCAACTCTGGCTAATTCTGGATGAGGCGATCGCAAAAAATATAGGGCGCTAAGTGCAGACAAAAGTACAAAAGCGGAGGTAAGCCATGATTACGGATGAATTTGACATTGACGAAGCAGAGATGCTTAGGGATGTGCAGATCGAGGATGAGTCAGGTTGTGACATCAGGGCAGGAATTAACCACGGTGCAAATCTGGGTAATTACCTATCGAGAAAATGAATATCATTAGCTATGATGAGTTGAAAGAAATTTTGATCGATAGCAAAGTGGGTAACATTCTGTCATCCGAAGAGATTGATGAAGTTACAGCCAAAATCCAAGAAAAAATCTTAGCTCCACGACTAAAGCTAAAAACTTATCCCATCCCTAAATCAGCCTAGACAATACCAAGAAATCGATTGCAGAGATTAATACAATGACTGAAAAATGGACAGATGAACGATTAGACCGATTTACCAACAAAGTTGATAGCTTAAGCAACGATATTCAGCAACTAATACAGGCACTTTACCTCGAATTGCCAACAGTTAAAGCTGAGATAAACAGTGTCAGAGAGGAGGCAAGAGAGCAACGTGAAACTCTCCATACCGAACTTGTTGAGATAAAGGAGATTATTAAACAGCAAGCCATTACATCACAATCTCAAAGCGAATCTCTTCACACTGAATTGCTAGAAATTAAAGAAATTACCAGACAGCAAGCCATTGTTGCTCAGACTCAAGCTGAAAGCATTAGACTGATGATTGAAATGCTAAATCGAAAACAAGCTTAGCAATATAAAAAAATGCCTCAAACTGCTGTCACACAGGTTGTCAAAACCTTAAACCATGTCCATCAAAAGCTCGGTCTACAGAGAGCTACTGATAGCCAGTTTTTTACAGAGTGGTTTGAGGGATTACCACAACTAACAGCTTTAGAACAAGAAACTTTAGATTTAATTCGACAACGCTTTCGATACCATCGTGAAGAAGGACAAGTTACTGAAGGTGCAGTTAATGCGATCGTCGTATCGCGATTAATGGAATTAGCTGGTTTCTACGATCCACCATTTCGCTTGCGATCGGAATTACCTATCGAGATTACAACCACAGTTGAGAATGAAACCTTAAGGGGACGCATCGATTTTTTGGTCGTACAGGAACGGTTTTGGCGCGTAATTATTGAATCCAAAGAAACTGAATTTGATATTGAAGTTGGCATTCCCCAAACACTTGCCTATGCGATCGCCTCTTCAGCAGAAGCATCACCATTATTTGGCATGGTTACAAATGGGAATAGTTTCATATTTATTAAGATTGACCCTCAGAATAAAACATACGATTTTTCGGAAACCTATTCGATGCTGTCGCGAACCAATCATCTTTATGATGTACAGCAAATATTAAAAGCGATCGCCATTATCTTTTTAGCTACAACTCATGATTAATGCACCAACTGACCAAATATTAGCGATCGGCTTAATTAGTGGCACATCGGTGGATGGCATTGATGCGGCTTTGGTAGAAATCACCGATCGCCATGAACAACTTGAAACTAACTTGATCGCAGGATGTACCTATCCCTATGCCGATGATCTGCGTACTGAGATATTAGCTGTCTGTGCAGGTGCGCCCCGATCGCTACAGCAAATATGTGAACTCGATGATCGCATAGCTGAAAGCTTTTCCCAAGCAGCGATCTCAATTATGGCAAAAGGCGATCGCTTACCAGATTTGATTGCCTCTCACGGGCAAACAGTATTTCATCGCCCACCAGTCACTCCACAGGCCGGCAAAACTGGACTCGGCTATTCGGTACAATTGGGACGAGGTGCGGTAATTGCGGAATTAACAGGAATTAAAACTATCAGTGATTTCCGAGTTGCCGATATTGAAGTAGGTGGACATGCGGCTCCCCTAGTGCCAATGCTAGATATTTTGTTGCTATCTCATCCTACAAAATATCGCGTCTGTCAGAATATTGGTGGCATTAGTAATTTGACCTACTTACCGCCAAAAGCCCTAGAACATCCAGAAAAAGTTTTTGGTTTTGATAATGGTGCTGGCAATGTCCTGATCGATATGGCAGCACAAAAATTATTTGGTGTTTCGTTTGATGCGGATGGTGCGATCGCCCGACAAGGGCAGCCAAATTTAGATTTAATCAATCAATGGTTAGAGCAAGAATTTTTTCGCCTTCCTCCCCCAAAATCTACAGGACGTGAGTTATTTAGTCCTGAATATTTAGAACAATGCTTGAGTGAGTGTCAGGGTTTAAGTAATTACGATATTCTCGCCACGCTGACAGAATTTACAGCTAGAGCGATCGCCCAAAGTTATCGTGACTTTCTGCCCGTATTTCCCGACGAGGTTTTAATCGGTGGTGGTGGTGGTCATAATGGCTATTTGATGGAGCGATTACAGAATTTAGTTAAACCTGCGATCGTAATGCGTACTAATGACTGTGGCATCGATAGCGATAGTAAAGAGGCGATCGCCTTTGCGTTGCTGGGATATTTACGCTTAAAAGAACGTTATGGCAATTTGCCTAGTGTCACTGGAGCCAAGCGATCGGTTTTATTAGGTAAAATTTATCAATAGCAATATTTTCAACACTACTTTTACAGGTATCGAGCAATGTCAAATAAAGATGCCATCATTAACGAGTTGCAATATATTCCCGAATCTAAACTATCTGCTCTATATGATCTGATTCACTATTTTCGATTGGGAATTAATAGCGAGATAGAGCAAGAATCTGATGAAGATCTCGCAATAGATCAACATCAATGCTTAAAAACCATACAAAAAATTAAACAGGAAGGTTTATCGGGCTTTACCGAGATTAGTGATGTAAAAGCTTATATTCAAGATTTAAAACATGAAATTAGTTAAAGATGATGACTATAAACGTAAAGAACGCAAATTCTTTAAAAAACGTCCTCACTTAATTGACAAGTATGGAGAACTGAGATCTTGCACCATTCCTAAAAGAGTTAAGTGGGAATGGGTTTGAGAATAATTTCAAAGCCATGACGAGCAGCAATATCGGCACTAATTTGAAGATACCTGAGAAGTTTCAACCAAAGGACAGAAGGGAATAAAACTGAAAGAGTTAAATCACAAGTAGCTTTCCAGTCCAAGATGGGAGGAATCGACCATTGATCAATCCAATGAGCCAAAAGATAAGAAAGCAGAGAGAGGATAAGCCAACGATAAACACCAAGTTTTGTCGATTGCCCAAAACAATGCAAGCCAAAGCGATGTTTGATGGTTTTGAAGAATCCCTCAATTGCCCAACGCTTACGCCCTAACATCACCAGATAAGCACCAGAATAAGGATGAGAAGAGACAACAAAACGTAACTCCCGTTTACTATCGGCTCTTTTGAGCCAGAACCAAGAGATCGTCAAAGGCTGAGTTAGCCCTTCTAGCAAAATTTGTTGTCCACGTTTGCCATGACGATAAAGTTGTTTGACGGTGCGTCCATCTTGAAGTTTACGATTGTTGCGGACACCGACAACGATGCGCCAAGACTTGGCTCGGACTGCATTGAAAAACTTCACTGTACTAAACTCAGTATCGGCAAGGACAATCACAGTCCTGCCTTGGGTTAGTTGCTTGGGGACTGTCCTCAATAACTTACAAGCTAACTCAGAGGGACTGGGGTATCCTTTACCTCGCCATACTCTAAAACTCCATGGCACGCGCCACTCTCCATAGACCAGATACAGTACAACCAGATGTAGTCCTCGCTTGCCGTTTAGTATTCTCACCCATGGGTCGGGTTCATCTTTGGTGGGATTACTCAAATGTAGAAACTTGCCACATTTTTCTAGGGTCGTCAAGTCTATCAGTATCTTTAATGGCACTTGTTTCGATGGACGATGCTTGGCGATTTGTCCCAAAATAGCCTGACGTGTCGCTCGAATTAGTCCTCTTGTTGACCAGTTATAGTGGTTGAGAAATCGACTCAACGCACTCGCTGATTTTATCTGTGTATGTTCTGGATAGGGATGTCCTTGTGCTTCGAGGAATAGTCCCAATATTGCATTGAGACTTGCTTTTTGATACACACTTGGCATCAAACACAGAAGGCTATAAACTAGCCCTTGGGCGTGCTTAACGATGCTTTCCATGATCGTTATTTAATTTACTACTACGCCCTTTTTTTCACATTTTTGCTCTTTCTGCAACCCCTTTTCTTGAATGGTGCAAGATCTCAGAGAAGTTTTAGAAAAGCTTAAAACTTCTCCATTTGATCCATCACTAAAAACACATAAGTTAAAAGGCGATCTTAGCGAATTTTATGCCTGTAGTCTGACCTATGAATACCGCATTATTTGTGTTTTTCTAGTCCAAAATGAGACGATAGTTTTAGTTGATATTGGTAGTCACGATGAAGTTTATTAATGCCAATAAAAAAGGGGGCGCGAAGCGCCCCCTTTTTTATTGTTGAGAAGCTTTAAGCAACTTCTTCTTCATCGCCTGTGATGATCGCTTCATCTTCGACATAAGCTTCAGCATCTTCGGCAGAAACTTCATACTCGATATCTTCGATATCGCCATGACGACCTTCGTAGATTGCATCAGCAAGCTTGCCAACGATCAACTTGATCGAGCGAATTGCGTCATCGTTTGCGGGAATCCCAATGTCAACGCTATCGGGATCGCAGTTGGTATCAAGCAAAGACACAATGGGAATCTTCAACTTTTGGCATTCTTGGACAGCATTGTACTCACGCTTGTGGTCAACCACGATTACGATATCGGGTGGCTTACGCATGAGCTTAATGCCGCCAAGGTACTTACGTAGCTTTTCCATTTCGCGGCGAAGGGTGGATGCTTCCTTCTTAGGAAGGCGATCGAGTGCGCCGCTTTCGTCGCGACGTTCGAGATCCTTAAGGCGATCAACACGGGTTTTGATGGTTGTCCAGTTGGTGAGCATTCCACCCAACCAGCGTTGGTTGATGTAGTAGCTACCGCAACGGGCTGCTTCTTGAGCAATCAGACCAGCAGCTTGACGCTTGGTTCCAACGAACAATACTTTTTTGCCTTGCTCGGAAGCTTGACGCAAATAAGCATAGGCTTCTTCAAGATATTGTGCGGTTTGCACAAGGTCAATAATATGAACGCCATTACGCTCGGTGAAGATGTAAGGCTCCATCTTGGGGTTCCAACGACGGGTTTGATGTCCGAAGTGAACGCCCGACTCTAGCAATTGGGCTAGGGTTACGACTCCCATTTAAGTTTTCTCCTGTGTTCGGGTTTATCCTTGCGCCTGAGATGGAATTTAGGAGTTAACAAGTAACTCTAAACACCCGAAACCTCAAGCGTGTGTTTTTTAACAGCTTGTCTAGGATAACTCATATGTGCCTCAATAGCAAAAGGCGATCGCCTTTTGCTATGTGCAAAATTAAAACGAGCGATCTCGTTCCCCTCTCCTGTGGGCTACCGTGTACACACAAGTCTCTCTGTCTACGTTTGAGGGTTTAGCCCCCCCAGCCCCCCTTAAAAAGGGGGAAGAAGAAAATTCTCCCCCCTTTTTAAGGGGGGCTGGGGGGGATCATTAGTAACCCATGCTATATCTGATGACTTGTGTGTACACCATAGCTCCTATGGGAGAGCGCCTAGGGGTGAGGGCTTAGCGCTTTGGTGTGTCAAGTATATTAACGTCCTAATTTTGGGGATATGGAGATGTGGATACGATCGCTTAAAATATAGAAAATCTGTTATTCCTAAAAAATATGATTGCAGTTAGAGACAACTTCCCTCAATTCACTCCGCAGGAATACTTTGCTTGGGAAGAAAAGCAACTACACAAGCACGAATATATAGAAGGTGAAGTCTATGCCATGAGTGGTGGCAGTAGAAACCATAGCTTAATTGCGGTTCGGTTCACTACTTTGTTTTCCAATCATCTAGAAGGTAGTGCTTGTGAAGTAGGCAATTCAGACTTGCGGATTAAAATAGCTAAATCCGAAAAATACACTTATCCTGATGTCAGTGTCACCTGCGACGATCGCGACAAAACTACCACTCAATACATTACCTATCCATCTCTAATCGTTGAAGTTTTATCACCTAGTACCGAATCCTACGATCGCGGTGGAAAGTTCAGACTATATCGCAACAATCCTGTATTAATAGATTATTTATTAGTTAGTTCCACCAGTATAGAAATAGACCTTTATCACAAAAAAGATAATGGGGAATGGATAATCAGCAACTATCAGGAAGGTGACACAATCGAGTTAAAGAGCATCAATCTCACCTTCGCGATCGCCCAAATTTATAAAGGACTCAATCTCACACCAGAAAATATAGATGTAGTGTAAGCCGCCTAAGCTACATCTATATTTTCTGAATTGGGGCAATTTTAGGATCGATGATTTTTTTGCCTTGACCTGCGAAAGCAACTGCTAGATACATCTTGTCGCCAGTGCCTAATAAATTCGAGACTTGACCTTCGCCAAACTTATCATGCACCACGCGATCGCCCACTTGCCAATCAATACGAGGTTTCGGTTTGACAGCATTTACCTTTACAGGGGGCGCAGATCTGAGAGAACCTTTAACGCTGGTGGCTTCAGCACGTTGACTTGCCTTGCTGATAAATTTATCGATACCATGTCCTGTCAAGTATTCCTTCGGTAATTCGGCTAGGAATTGGGAAGGAATTGCATATTCGCGGTTGCCATAGAGACGGCGGGCTTGGGCATGGCTGAGGAATAGTTTCTCTTGGGCGCGAGTAATGCCCACATACATGAGGCGACGTTCTTCTTCAAGAGCCATCGGATCATTAATGGAACGGAAGCTAGGGAACAAGCCTTGCTCTAAACCAACAAGGAAGACCGCAGGAAATTCTAAACCTTTAGCTGCATGGAGCGTCATCAGGGTGACTTTCTCAGCGTTCTCGCTACTATCATCAAGACTAGATGCTAGAGCTGCATTGGCTAAGAACGCATCAAGGGAAGCATCTTCATTCTCTTCCGCAAATTGCACTGCCGCGTTATACAGTTCTTGCAAGTTGGCAATGCGATCGTTGGCTTCATCATTGCTCTGGGCTTTCAGTTCATCGACATAGCCCGATTCTTGAAGAATTCCTTGAATGATATCCGCCGCAGGTGTAACCGCAACTTTCGCTTGCCATTTTTGCATCAGTTCCACAAAGGAAAGAACGCCTCTAGCCGATCGCCCTGCTAAAGTTTTAACCGTAGTTTCATCGCTGATGATTTCCCAGATCGGGACGCTGAGTTCTTGAGCAGCTTGTTGGAGCTTGTCGAGGGTTGCCTTGCCGATGCTGCGTTTGGGGACATTGATAATTCGCATCAAACCAAGGGTATCAGCAGGGTTAGAAAGTAGCCGCAAATAGGAGAGAACATCTTTGATTTCTTTGCGATCGTAAAATCGTAAACCACCCACGACTTTGTAAGGAATATTCCAGCGCACCAGCATTTCTTCAAAGGGGCGAGATTGAGCGTTGGTGCGATAGAGAATGGCAAAATGACCAAGATTAGCGCTAGGAGTCTTAGCCTTAACGCGACGAATCTGTTCAATTACAAACTGCGCCTCATCAACTTCATCATCGGCACGGAATAACTCGATCAAGTCCCCATCAGGGCGAGTTGCCTTCAGGACTTTATCAATACGCTGCGAGTTATGGTCGATCAGTTGGTTGGCGATTTCGAGAATATTGGCGACGGAGCGATAGTTTTCCTCTAGCTTGATCATTGTGCCTGTATGGGCATCGGGCAAGCGATCGCCAAAAGCTTCTTGAAACTCCATCAAGATGGTGAAGTCGGCGGAACGGAAGCTATAAATCGATTGATCCGCGTCACCAACCACAAAAATAGAGCGGTTTTCCCAAGCTGGTTTATTGTCATTAGTAGCAAGCAATCGAATCAAATCATATTGGGTGCGATTGGTATCTTGATATTCATCAACGAGAATATGTTTAAAGCGATCGTGCCAATATTTGAGAACTTCAGGATTTTGTTGGAATAAACGCACTGGCAAAAAGATTAAATCATCAAAATCGAGGGCGTTATTGGTAGCTAGCTGATTTTGATAGAGGTTATAGACTTGTGCGATCGCCCGTTTCCGAAAAGATGAATCATCACTTTGAGCCTCATACTCCTCTGGAGTCCAGCCTTTGTTTTTGGCATTGCCGATCGCAAAGCGCACCGACTTAGGCTCAAACTTCTTTTCATCTAAATTTAGTTGATTAATGACAATATCTTTGACTAAGGACTGTGCATCAGAATCATCGAAAATTGAGAAATTTTTTGCCCAACTTCTACCATTTTGATCTTTATACTTATCAATATCAAGGCGCAAAATCCGACAGCACATACTATGGAAAGTCCCCATCCATAGCCCATCTTGAGCAAAGCTATTGATATATTGCTTGTAAACTTTCTTACGGAGCTTATCCTGTTCCCAATCACTAATTTCGCTTAAAGCCTTACCTAATTCTCTTTGGGCGACTTCTTGGGTTAACAAAGATTGAATTCGCTCATTCATTTCCTTGCCAGCTTTATTCGTAAAAGTCACTGCAAGGATTTGCTCAGGCGCAACACCGTGATTGAGCATTAAGTTGGCGATGCGGTAGGTCAATGTGCGTGTTTTCCCTGAGCCTGCGCCTGCGACCACCAGCATTGGACCATGCAGATGGCTTGCTGCTTTTTGTTGAGCAGGGTTGAGATGATGCAAAAAAT
This genomic stretch from Pseudanabaena galeata CCNP1313 harbors:
- a CDS encoding HNH endonuclease — protein: MIDIVLFKNQYKRFKENVFKNSGVEFKSFSSNPYTELEEGYKYDIYRDARKLLRFETWKESDIGNGDIARSVINAIELPSNNLVQWQSKYGDEKRPHHILHYAISNALKIKDYDSVFYSLYRESDDAKSFSSLIKLFGRKYSLIAYLLFIKDRSRYTPIAPQYFDQAFLLLGVEFSTNKKCSWDNYSTFNNILLDLKGLLTNELQGEVSLLDAHSFAWIIARKIEEYTPSKDELKYLKLSEKERQVIVKARNGQGFFRDVLLKYWQNACAVTGCKEKNLLRASHIKPWSECDLEEAIDSFNGLLLSPTLDAAFDKGFITFDTVGNILISPSLSNSDAKILGLSSSLRLKHIDFRHKPYLVYHNEFIFREN
- the gnd gene encoding decarboxylating NADP(+)-dependent phosphogluconate dehydrogenase: MASDKQNFGLIGLAVMGENLALNIERNGFSMSVYNRSRDKTDKFLATRAAGKNFKGTFTIAEFVASLERPRKMLIMVKAGAPVDAVIKELIPFLDEGDIIIDGGNSLYDDTDRRTVELEAINLKFIGMGVSGGEEGALNGPSMMPGGQKSAYAEIEPIVTKIAAQVDDGACVTYIGKGSAGHYVKMVHNGIEYGDMQLIAEAYDLLSTGLGLTASELHETFTAWKSSELDSYLIDITTDIFTKIDDLTGDALVNKILDAAGQKGTGKWTVQSAFDLGVPIPTMIAAVTARVMSSYKEERVAASKVLISSTSGKYEGDRQEFIDAVRDALYCSKICSYAQGMALLGAASRDFGYDLNLGEIARIWKGGCIIRAAFLDKIKLAFQRNAQLPNLLVDPDFKQTILTKEAAWRKVVMAAAQLGIPIPAFSASLDYFDSYRRDRLPQNLTQAQRDYFGAHTYERTDKPRGEFFHTEWMK
- a CDS encoding type I restriction enzyme HsdR N-terminal domain-containing protein is translated as MPQTAVTQVVKTLNHVHQKLGLQRATDSQFFTEWFEGLPQLTALEQETLDLIRQRFRYHREEGQVTEGAVNAIVVSRLMELAGFYDPPFRLRSELPIEITTTVENETLRGRIDFLVVQERFWRVIIESKETEFDIEVGIPQTLAYAIASSAEASPLFGMVTNGNSFIFIKIDPQNKTYDFSETYSMLSRTNHLYDVQQILKAIAIIFLATTHD
- a CDS encoding type II toxin-antitoxin system RelE/ParE family toxin yields the protein MVQDLREVLEKLKTSPFDPSLKTHKLKGDLSEFYACSLTYEYRIICVFLVQNETIVLVDIGSHDEVY
- a CDS encoding anhydro-N-acetylmuramic acid kinase, with translation MLAIGLISGTSVDGIDAALVEITDRHEQLETNLIAGCTYPYADDLRTEILAVCAGAPRSLQQICELDDRIAESFSQAAISIMAKGDRLPDLIASHGQTVFHRPPVTPQAGKTGLGYSVQLGRGAVIAELTGIKTISDFRVADIEVGGHAAPLVPMLDILLLSHPTKYRVCQNIGGISNLTYLPPKALEHPEKVFGFDNGAGNVLIDMAAQKLFGVSFDADGAIARQGQPNLDLINQWLEQEFFRLPPPKSTGRELFSPEYLEQCLSECQGLSNYDILATLTEFTARAIAQSYRDFLPVFPDEVLIGGGGGHNGYLMERLQNLVKPAIVMRTNDCGIDSDSKEAIAFALLGYLRLKERYGNLPSVTGAKRSVLLGKIYQ
- a CDS encoding transposase, with protein sequence MESIVKHAQGLVYSLLCLMPSVYQKASLNAILGLFLEAQGHPYPEHTQIKSASALSRFLNHYNWSTRGLIRATRQAILGQIAKHRPSKQVPLKILIDLTTLEKCGKFLHLSNPTKDEPDPWVRILNGKRGLHLVVLYLVYGEWRVPWSFRVWRGKGYPSPSELACKLLRTVPKQLTQGRTVIVLADTEFSTVKFFNAVRAKSWRIVVGVRNNRKLQDGRTVKQLYRHGKRGQQILLEGLTQPLTISWFWLKRADSKRELRFVVSSHPYSGAYLVMLGRKRWAIEGFFKTIKHRFGLHCFGQSTKLGVYRWLILSLLSYLLAHWIDQWSIPPILDWKATCDLTLSVLFPSVLWLKLLRYLQISADIAARHGFEIILKPIPT